Proteins encoded together in one Elusimicrobiota bacterium window:
- a CDS encoding PD-(D/E)XK nuclease family protein, translating to MNRIITYNFGENLIQNLADFVDKNYLQKNRDISRLAFVFGGKRPSLFLKKELARRSGKSFLSPKFFSINEFIQYIVQKKDNYTAPSDLDMSYAIYNIAKKTVPEILKGKEKFSQFMPWAREILAFIDKLDVENIKLESLKNIQFKAEIGYDVPETINKLLENIITIRNSFHKTLTENKTYSNGIICMLASQYIKEANFDEFDDILFCDLFYLNKTEQIIIKELYNKDKAILFFQGSRKEWPILENASKIFGCEIGAGAKTHDSDSILVHSGFDVHSQVCLVREILQNILKQSGDPEKTVIVLPDSNNAVPLLSEISSIVKEFNVSLGYPLHRSSVYSLFEHIFSSQATKNADDYYTKDYLKALNHPFTKNLKLLDDSSATRVIVHKIEELLTSSKDNSLSGRLFVKLKDIESSKELFGLIADNLQSMGVTVKKDEVENVIVKLHNILFYSWEKIDNFREFSLKLGEFLDKLMDSGMLEKYPPNLKIVDKLFSIRDELGNSSFCSEIFAKEDIFTIFKSKIRNEIISFSGSPLKGLQILGLYETRGLNFENVIIMDVNESVLPRLSVNEPLIPGEIMLSLGYNSLENEEEIQHYHFKRLISAAKRVHLVYNENKSDDKEKSRFIEELIWNRQKEKGKIDAVSIQKAGFKAEIQPRKKEIEKNSKIIDFLKGYPYSPTSIDAYLECPMKFYYKYALGLEEKDELLDEPESADVGNFVHNLLEETYRMFVGSKFLIDDKFESYFFKRFDEYFEEFFGNKVRAGAFLLKEVLEYRLKKYLRYEKEARQIKIAGLGVNKILALERTLKETIKLDCGDFKFNLRIDRIDQLQDGTILIVDYKTGSGLKIPAKKLYDAGPEEFQTREDIRKKIKSFQLPLYVHLAKGIYKTDSVNAGLYLLKETGINYLFDDKAGPKSREISMKICMSSLNFILSEILNPAKPFAINEEDTRACEYCPFTYLCR from the coding sequence ATGAATAGAATTATTACTTACAATTTTGGGGAGAATTTAATTCAAAACCTGGCGGATTTTGTGGATAAGAACTATCTGCAGAAAAACCGGGATATCAGCCGGCTGGCTTTTGTATTTGGCGGAAAAAGGCCTTCGCTTTTCCTTAAAAAAGAATTAGCGAGGCGCTCAGGCAAAAGTTTCTTATCGCCGAAATTCTTTTCCATAAACGAATTCATCCAATATATTGTCCAGAAGAAGGACAATTATACTGCCCCTTCCGACCTGGATATGAGTTACGCAATCTATAATATTGCCAAAAAAACCGTCCCTGAGATTTTAAAAGGCAAAGAGAAATTTTCGCAGTTTATGCCCTGGGCCCGAGAAATATTGGCGTTTATTGACAAGCTTGACGTTGAAAATATAAAATTAGAATCCTTAAAAAACATTCAGTTTAAGGCGGAAATCGGCTATGATGTGCCTGAAACTATCAACAAACTGCTTGAAAATATAATTACTATCCGAAATTCTTTTCATAAAACGCTTACAGAAAACAAAACCTATTCAAACGGCATAATTTGTATGCTCGCTTCCCAGTATATAAAGGAAGCAAACTTTGACGAGTTTGATGATATCCTGTTTTGCGATCTCTTTTACCTTAACAAAACGGAACAAATTATTATAAAAGAGTTATACAATAAAGATAAAGCTATTCTTTTCTTCCAGGGAAGCCGGAAAGAGTGGCCGATTCTGGAAAATGCATCAAAAATATTTGGCTGTGAGATCGGAGCCGGCGCTAAAACGCATGATTCCGATTCAATTTTGGTTCATTCAGGATTTGACGTGCATTCGCAGGTATGCCTGGTGCGCGAAATACTGCAGAATATTTTAAAACAAAGCGGTGATCCTGAAAAAACAGTAATTGTCCTGCCGGATTCAAACAACGCTGTTCCGTTGCTTTCAGAAATAAGCTCAATAGTCAAAGAATTTAATGTTTCACTGGGATATCCTCTGCACAGGAGCTCGGTGTATTCGCTTTTTGAGCATATTTTTAGTTCACAAGCCACAAAAAACGCTGATGATTACTACACAAAAGACTATTTAAAAGCATTAAACCATCCTTTCACAAAAAATCTAAAGTTATTGGATGACTCCTCGGCAACTAGGGTAATTGTCCATAAAATCGAGGAGCTTCTGACCAGCTCAAAAGACAATTCTTTAAGCGGCCGACTGTTTGTTAAACTAAAAGATATTGAAAGTTCAAAAGAATTGTTTGGTTTAATCGCGGATAATCTTCAAAGTATGGGTGTAACGGTTAAAAAAGATGAAGTAGAAAATGTTATTGTTAAATTACATAATATTTTGTTTTATTCCTGGGAAAAAATAGATAATTTCAGGGAATTTTCTTTGAAACTTGGAGAATTCCTGGATAAACTGATGGATAGCGGCATGCTGGAGAAATATCCTCCGAATCTAAAAATCGTCGATAAACTCTTCTCAATCCGGGATGAATTGGGAAATTCGTCTTTTTGCAGTGAAATATTCGCCAAAGAAGATATATTTACAATTTTTAAAAGCAAAATAAGAAATGAAATAATTTCTTTTTCAGGTTCTCCGCTGAAGGGCCTGCAAATATTGGGGCTTTATGAAACCAGGGGCCTTAATTTTGAAAATGTAATCATAATGGATGTAAATGAATCTGTTTTACCGCGGCTCAGCGTTAATGAGCCCCTTATTCCGGGTGAAATTATGCTGAGCCTGGGTTATAACAGTTTGGAAAATGAGGAAGAGATACAGCATTATCATTTCAAACGCCTGATTTCAGCCGCGAAGCGTGTCCATCTGGTTTATAATGAAAATAAAAGCGATGATAAGGAAAAAAGCAGGTTTATCGAAGAACTGATATGGAACCGTCAGAAGGAAAAAGGCAAAATTGACGCCGTATCAATACAGAAAGCTGGTTTTAAAGCTGAAATCCAGCCAAGAAAAAAAGAAATAGAAAAAAACAGCAAAATAATAGACTTTCTGAAAGGCTATCCCTATTCGCCGACAAGTATTGACGCTTACCTTGAATGTCCGATGAAGTTTTATTACAAATATGCGCTTGGTTTGGAAGAAAAAGATGAACTGCTCGACGAACCTGAAAGCGCTGATGTGGGCAACTTTGTGCACAATTTGCTGGAAGAAACCTATAGAATGTTTGTGGGAAGCAAATTTTTAATTGATGATAAGTTTGAATCTTATTTCTTTAAAAGGTTTGACGAATATTTTGAAGAATTTTTCGGAAATAAAGTACGGGCGGGCGCTTTTTTACTGAAAGAAGTGCTGGAATACCGGTTAAAAAAGTATTTAAGGTATGAAAAGGAAGCCCGTCAGATTAAAATTGCCGGGTTAGGCGTTAACAAAATTCTAGCGCTTGAAAGAACTCTTAAAGAAACAATCAAATTGGATTGCGGTGATTTCAAATTCAATTTAAGAATAGACAGAATAGACCAATTGCAGGACGGCACCATCCTGATTGTGGATTATAAAACAGGCAGCGGCCTGAAAATACCCGCTAAAAAACTCTATGATGCGGGCCCGGAAGAGTTCCAAACGCGCGAAGACATCAGAAAAAAGATAAAATCGTTTCAATTGCCTTTATACGTGCATTTAGCGAAGGGAATTTATAAAACGGACTCAGTAAATGCAGGGCTTTATCTGCTGAAAGAAACCGGAATCAACTATTTGTTTGACGATAAAGCCGGCCCAAAGAGCCGTGAAATTTCAATGAAAATCTGCATGAGTTCACTCAATTTTATCTTATCAGAGATTTTAAACCCCGCAAAGCCATTTGCTATAAACGAAGAGGACACCCGAGCGTGCGAATACTGCCCCTTCACATACCTGTGCCGGTGA